One Lentibacillus cibarius DNA window includes the following coding sequences:
- a CDS encoding MetQ/NlpA family ABC transporter substrate-binding protein, protein MKKWIIIMMVVLISVLVACSGSNNSEKAEKSSDDNNNGEDKEQTVRVAVVESPMLDVVEIAQENLAEDNIEVEIVEMGDYIQPNEALANEEVDANFSQHVPFMNQFNQNSDANLTEVQPIYYANFGLYAQEYASVEEFPDDATIGIANDPSNIDRSLRLLASHNLIELKETDSGQYKLEDIKENSHNYSFEQAGITALTRLYEDFDGVIVNPTHAGNLDLTPADDALITEKEDNKFAITLVAREDNADSELIQQLADAMTSEDVRKFLNSREGEASIPAF, encoded by the coding sequence ATGAAAAAATGGATTATAATCATGATGGTCGTCCTAATATCTGTGCTAGTCGCATGTAGCGGCAGCAACAACAGTGAGAAGGCAGAAAAATCAAGTGATGACAATAATAATGGCGAGGATAAAGAGCAAACAGTAAGAGTTGCTGTCGTTGAATCACCTATGTTAGACGTTGTAGAAATTGCACAGGAAAATCTCGCCGAAGACAATATTGAAGTAGAGATTGTTGAAATGGGTGACTATATTCAACCAAACGAAGCGCTAGCAAACGAAGAGGTTGATGCGAACTTCTCACAACACGTCCCATTTATGAATCAGTTCAACCAAAACTCAGACGCTAATTTAACAGAGGTTCAGCCAATTTATTATGCTAATTTCGGCCTTTATGCACAAGAATACGCTAGCGTGGAAGAGTTTCCTGATGACGCAACGATTGGTATTGCAAATGATCCGTCTAACATTGACCGTTCCCTTCGCCTGTTAGCTTCACATAATTTAATTGAATTGAAAGAAACAGATAGCGGACAGTACAAATTAGAGGATATTAAAGAAAACTCACACAACTATAGTTTTGAACAAGCAGGTATTACTGCTTTAACTCGTTTGTATGAAGATTTTGATGGCGTTATCGTTAACCCGACACACGCTGGTAACTTAGATTTAACTCCGGCTGACGATGCGCTCATTACAGAAAAAGAAGATAATAAATTCGCAATTACATTAGTCGCGCGTGAAGATAATGCGGACTCAGAATTGATCCAACAGTTAGCTGACGCGATGACGAGCGAAGACGTTCGCAAGTTTTTAAATTCTCGTGAAGGCGAAGCTTCTATTCCGGCATTCTAA